From Pagrus major chromosome 18, Pma_NU_1.0, a single genomic window includes:
- the ergic1 gene encoding endoplasmic reticulum-Golgi intermediate compartment protein 1: MPFDVRRFDIYRKVPKDLTQPTYTGAFISILCCVFILFLFLSELTGFIATEIVNELYVDDPDKDSGGKIEVSLNISLPNLHCDLVGLDIQDEMGRHEVGHIDNSMKIPLNQGDGCRFEGEFTINKVPGNFHVSTHSATAQPQSPDMTHTIHKLVFGEKLQVQKVQGAFNALGGADRMASNPLASHDYILKIVPTVYEDLSGKQRFSYQYTVANKEYVAYSHTGRIIPAIWFRYDLSPITVKYTERRQPFYRFVTTICAIVGGTFTVAGIIDSCIFTASEAWKKIQIGKMS, from the exons TTTCCATTCTCTGCTGTGTCTTCAtactcttcctcttcctgtcggAGCTGACGGGATTCATAGCCACTGAAAT TGTTAATGAACTGTATGTGGATGATCCTGATAAAGACAGTGGTGGGAAGATAGAAGTGAGTTTAAACATCAGTTTGCCAAACTTACACTGTGATT TGGTGGGTTTGGACATCCAGGATGAGATGGGCCGCCATGAGGTCGGTCACATAGACAACTCCATGAAGATTCCCCTCAACCAGGGGGATGGTTGTCGCTTTGAGGGAGAGTTCACCATCAACAAA gtacCAGGAAACTTCCACGTGTCGACGCACAGCGCTACGGCGCAGCCCCAAAGCCCTGACATGACCCACACCATCCACAAGCTGGTGTTTGGAGAAAAGCTCCAG GTACAAAAAGTACAAGGAGCCTTTAACGCGTTAGGAGGGGCTGACCGAATGGCATCTAATC ctctggCGTCACATGACTACATACTGAAGATTGTTCCAACAGTGTACGAAGACCTTTCAGGCAAACAGAGGTTCTCCTACCAGTACACGGTAGCCAACAAG GAATACGTTGCTTACAGCCACACGGGCAGGATCATCCCCGCCATCTGGTTCAGATACGACCTCAGTCCAATCACAGTCAAGtacacagagaggagacagccCTTCTACCGCTTCGTCACAACA atcTGTGCCATCGTTGGCGGGACGTTCACGGTCGCTGGGATCATCGACTCCTGTATATTCACCGCTTCAGAGGCCTGGAAGAAGATCCAGATAGGAAAAATGTCATGA